Proteins co-encoded in one Nicotiana sylvestris chromosome 7, ASM39365v2, whole genome shotgun sequence genomic window:
- the LOC104249036 gene encoding histone H2A.6 — MAGRGKTLGSGAAKKATSRSSKAGLQFPVGRIARFLKAGKYAERVGAGAPVYLAAVLEYLAAEVLELAGNAARDNKKTRIVPRHIQLAVRNDEELSKLLGDVTIANGGVMPNIHNLLLPKKAGGSSKPSADED; from the exons ATGGCTGGTAGAGGAAAAACCCTAGGTTCCGGTGCTGCAAAGAAAGCTACGTCCCGTAGTAGCAAAGCCGGTCTCCAATTCCCCGTTGGTCGTATCGCCCGTTTCCTCAAAGCCGGCAAGTACGCCGAGCGTGTCGGCGCCGGCGCTCCCGTTTACCTTGCTGCCGTCCTTGAGTACCTTGCAGCTGAG GTACTTGAATTGGCTGGAAATGCGGCGAGGGATAACAAGAAGACGAGGATTGTTCCAAGGCATATTCAGTTGGCTGTGAGGAATGATGAGGAATTGAGCAAATTGCTTGGAGATGTGACAATTGCTAATGGTGGTGTTATGCCCAACATTCACAACCTTTTGCTGCCTAAGAAGGCTGGTGGCTCCTCAAAGCCCTCTGCTGATGAGGATTAA